In one Campylobacter insulaenigrae NCTC 12927 genomic region, the following are encoded:
- a CDS encoding fumarate reductase cytochrome b subunit has protein sequence MSQLIEGFLGKSIDGKKSKMPAKLDFIQSATGLILALFMWVHMFFVSTILVSDDFFNSVVHFLELKFIIDSPMMSYITSFLAACVLIIFFVHAALAMRKFPINFRQYQLCRTHLKYMNHGDSSLWWVQAFTGFVMFFLGSAHLIFIVTNADKISADMSGDRVVNHFMWLFYLALLVCVELHGSIGLYRLCVKWGWFEGKDAKESRKKLKKAKWFISIFFLVLGLLSLAAFIKIGLNNYENNSVAQIVKTYDGAKYEYAI, from the coding sequence ATGAGCCAACTCATTGAAGGCTTTTTGGGCAAGAGTATTGATGGCAAGAAAAGTAAAATGCCAGCAAAACTCGATTTTATTCAAAGTGCTACAGGCTTAATTTTAGCCTTGTTTATGTGGGTACATATGTTTTTTGTTTCTACCATTTTGGTTAGCGATGATTTTTTTAATTCGGTTGTTCATTTTTTGGAGTTAAAATTTATTATTGATAGTCCTATGATGAGCTATATTACTTCTTTCTTGGCAGCCTGTGTTCTGATAATTTTCTTCGTGCATGCAGCGCTTGCAATGAGAAAATTTCCTATTAACTTTAGACAATATCAACTTTGCAGAACGCATTTAAAATATATGAATCATGGAGATTCTTCTTTATGGTGGGTTCAAGCTTTCACTGGTTTTGTTATGTTTTTTTTAGGTTCAGCTCACTTAATATTTATAGTGACAAATGCAGATAAAATTAGTGCTGACATGTCAGGAGATAGAGTTGTAAATCACTTTATGTGGTTGTTTTATCTTGCTTTATTAGTTTGTGTTGAATTACATGGTAGCATAGGTCTTTATAGATTATGCGTAAAGTGGGGTTGGTTTGAAGGAAAAGATGCAAAAGAAAGTCGTAAAAAACTTAAAAAAGCAAAGTGGTTTATTAGTATTTTCTTTTTAGTTTTAGGGCTATTAAGTTTGGCTGCTTTTATAAAGATAGGCTTAAATAATTATGAAAATAATTCTGTTGCACAAATAGTAAAAACTTATGATGGAGCTAAATATGAATATGCAATATAG
- a CDS encoding lysophospholipid acyltransferase family protein, which translates to MVKSFKINCIAFGIFLLQWLIFLTCKKVYLGKNLSKNPCVILFWHGRLALMPFAYLKMGIKGKKAYVMISHHKDGEIIARNISFFGLNTLRGSTSKGALTVLKKSFRILDQGGDIIITPDGPRGPFHSISDGSVMIALKKRVSLFLLNYEASSYWEFKSWDKMILPKPFSKITYRLSEEIKIENLNLEEAKVLIKEKFDIISQIDKG; encoded by the coding sequence ATGGTGAAATCATTTAAGATTAATTGCATTGCCTTTGGAATTTTCTTATTACAATGGTTAATTTTTTTAACATGTAAAAAAGTATATTTAGGCAAGAACTTGTCAAAAAATCCTTGTGTGATATTATTTTGGCATGGTAGGCTTGCTTTGATGCCTTTTGCTTATTTAAAAATGGGTATTAAGGGTAAAAAAGCCTATGTTATGATTTCTCATCATAAAGATGGTGAAATTATTGCTAGGAATATTTCATTTTTTGGTTTAAATACTTTAAGAGGAAGTACAAGTAAGGGTGCATTGACTGTACTTAAAAAATCTTTTAGAATCTTAGATCAAGGTGGTGATATCATCATTACTCCAGATGGTCCTAGGGGACCTTTTCATAGTATTTCAGATGGTTCAGTGATGATAGCATTAAAAAAACGTGTTTCATTGTTTTTATTAAATTATGAAGCTAGCTCCTATTGGGAATTTAAAAGTTGGGATAAAATGATTTTGCCTAAGCCATTTTCTAAAATTACTTATCGATTAAGCGAAGAAATTAAAATCGAAAATTTAAATTTAGAAGAAGCTAAAGTATTGATAAAAGAAAAATTTGATATTATAAGTCAAATAGATAAGGGCTAA
- a CDS encoding fumarate reductase iron-sulfur subunit, translated as MSRKLTIRAFKYNPLNKISKPHFVTYELEETPFMTIFVCLTQIREKMDADLSFDFVCRAGICGSCAMMINGKPKLACKTLTKDYPDGVIELMPMPAFRHIKDLSVNTGEWFEDMCKRVESWVHNEKETDISKLEERIEPEVADETFELDRCIECGICVASCATKLMRPNFIAATGLLRTARYLQDPHDHRSIEDFYELVGDDDGVFGCMSLLACEDNCPKELPLQSKIAYMRRQLVAQRNK; from the coding sequence ATGAGTAGAAAATTAACAATAAGAGCATTTAAATATAATCCGCTAAATAAAATTTCTAAACCTCATTTTGTTACTTATGAGCTTGAAGAAACTCCATTTATGACTATTTTTGTATGTTTAACTCAAATTAGAGAAAAAATGGATGCAGATTTAAGTTTTGATTTTGTGTGCAGAGCAGGAATTTGTGGAAGTTGTGCTATGATGATTAATGGAAAACCAAAACTTGCATGTAAAACTTTAACTAAAGATTATCCTGATGGAGTTATAGAACTTATGCCTATGCCAGCGTTTAGACATATTAAAGATTTAAGTGTTAATACTGGAGAGTGGTTTGAGGATATGTGCAAACGCGTTGAAAGTTGGGTACATAATGAAAAAGAGACTGATATTTCTAAACTAGAAGAGCGTATTGAGCCTGAAGTTGCAGATGAAACTTTTGAACTTGATCGTTGTATAGAATGTGGTATTTGCGTAGCTTCTTGTGCTACAAAATTGATGAGACCAAATTTCATTGCTGCAACTGGTCTTTTAAGAACAGCTAGATATTTGCAAGATCCACATGATCATAGAAGTATTGAGGACTTTTATGAGCTAGTAGGTGATGATGATGGAGTATTTGGGTGTATGTCTTTGCTTGCTTGTGAAGATAATTGCCCTAAAGAATTACCACTACAGAGTAAGATTGCTTATATGAGAAGACAACTTGTCGCTCAAAGAAATAAATAA
- the miaB gene encoding tRNA (N6-isopentenyl adenosine(37)-C2)-methylthiotransferase MiaB: MSKKLFIQTLGCAMNVRDSEHMIAELKEKENYELTQDAKEADLILINTCSVREKPVHKLFSEVGSFEKIKKNGAKIGVCGCTASHLGNEIFKRAPNVDFVLGARNVSKITQAVNTPKFLGNDIDFDESNYAFADFRNSLYKTYINISIGCDKHCTYCIVPHTRGDEISIPFEIIKKEALKAVSNGAKEIFLLGQNVNNYGKRFSNAHKKIDFSDLLEELSEIDGLERIRFTSPHPLHMDDKFLEIFSRNPKICKSMHMPLQSGSSEILKAMKRGYTKEWYLDRALKLRSLCTNVSISTDIIVAFPGESDEDFEATMDVLEKVCFEQIFSFKYSKRPLTKAATMPNQIPDDVASKRLSILQSRHTEILDEIVAKQQGKNFEVLFEELRSDGNIAGRSDNNFLIQVKGSEELLGQTQKVKITNPKRMVLYGEII, encoded by the coding sequence TTGAGTAAGAAATTATTTATACAAACTTTAGGTTGTGCTATGAATGTTAGGGATTCAGAACATATGATAGCTGAACTTAAAGAAAAAGAAAATTATGAGCTAACTCAAGATGCCAAAGAAGCAGATTTAATTTTAATCAATACTTGTTCAGTGCGCGAAAAACCTGTACATAAACTTTTTTCAGAAGTTGGAAGTTTTGAAAAGATTAAAAAAAATGGAGCAAAAATAGGTGTTTGTGGCTGTACTGCCTCCCATTTAGGAAATGAAATTTTCAAACGTGCTCCAAATGTAGATTTTGTTTTAGGTGCTAGAAATGTTTCTAAAATAACTCAAGCGGTAAATACACCAAAATTTTTAGGAAATGATATAGATTTTGATGAGAGTAATTATGCTTTTGCAGATTTTAGAAATAGTCTTTATAAAACATATATTAATATTTCCATAGGTTGTGATAAACATTGTACTTATTGTATAGTGCCACATACTAGAGGTGATGAAATTTCTATACCTTTTGAGATTATAAAAAAAGAAGCTTTAAAAGCAGTGTCAAATGGTGCTAAAGAAATATTTTTACTTGGGCAAAATGTAAATAATTATGGTAAGAGATTTTCCAATGCACATAAAAAAATCGATTTTTCTGATCTTTTAGAAGAATTGAGTGAAATAGATGGTTTAGAGCGCATACGCTTTACGAGTCCACATCCTTTACATATGGATGATAAATTTTTAGAAATTTTTTCTAGAAATCCTAAGATATGTAAATCAATGCATATGCCATTACAAAGTGGTTCGAGCGAAATTTTAAAAGCTATGAAAAGAGGTTATACTAAAGAATGGTACTTAGATAGAGCTTTAAAACTTCGTTCTTTATGTACAAATGTAAGCATTTCTACAGATATCATTGTAGCTTTTCCTGGTGAGAGTGATGAGGATTTTGAAGCTACGATGGACGTGCTTGAAAAAGTGTGTTTTGAACAAATATTTTCTTTTAAGTATTCTAAAAGACCACTAACCAAAGCTGCGACTATGCCAAATCAAATTCCTGACGATGTAGCATCAAAACGTTTGAGTATTTTACAGTCTAGGCATACAGAAATTTTAGATGAAATCGTTGCTAAACAACAAGGTAAAAATTTTGAAGTTTTATTTGAAGAATTGCGAAGTGATGGAAATATAGCAGGAAGAAGTGATAATAATTTTTTAATTCAAGTTAAAGGAAGTGAAGAATTATTAGGTCAAACACAAAAAGTAAAAATCACCAATCCTAAGCGTATGGTGTTGTATGGTGAAATCATTTAA
- the lgt gene encoding prolipoprotein diacylglyceryl transferase yields the protein MEYWQNIYANFDVVALEFFGFKIHWYGIMYVLALLISLGIAKYFVKKDKINISNAMLDSYFIWVEIGVILGARLGYILIYDVNTLWYLTNPWQIFNPFYNGEFIGIRGMSYHGAVVGFLIATFVFCKKYKQNMWKYLDLVAISVPLGYVFGRIGNFLNQELFGKVTQVPWGIYVDGILRHPSQLYEAFLEGIIIFVILYFLRKVKKYDGELIVYYTMLYAAARFICEIFREPDFDIGYIILGLSMGQILSIFMFLLGFILSFYLKNIKKNL from the coding sequence ATGGAATATTGGCAAAATATTTATGCAAATTTTGATGTTGTAGCATTAGAATTTTTTGGTTTTAAAATTCATTGGTATGGTATTATGTATGTTTTAGCATTGTTAATTTCACTTGGAATTGCTAAATACTTCGTTAAAAAAGATAAAATAAATATTTCAAATGCTATGTTAGATAGCTATTTTATATGGGTTGAAATTGGTGTGATTTTGGGTGCAAGATTGGGCTATATTTTAATTTATGATGTAAATACACTTTGGTATTTAACAAATCCTTGGCAAATATTTAATCCTTTCTATAATGGAGAATTTATTGGCATTAGAGGAATGAGTTATCATGGTGCTGTAGTTGGATTTTTGATTGCAACTTTTGTATTTTGTAAAAAATATAAACAAAATATGTGGAAATATCTTGATTTAGTAGCTATTAGCGTGCCATTAGGTTATGTATTTGGTCGTATCGGGAATTTTTTAAATCAAGAATTATTTGGTAAGGTTACTCAAGTTCCTTGGGGTATTTATGTAGACGGTATATTACGCCATCCTTCTCAGCTATATGAAGCATTTTTAGAAGGTATAATTATTTTTGTTATTTTATATTTCTTAAGAAAAGTTAAAAAATATGATGGAGAGCTAATAGTATATTACACTATGCTTTATGCTGCAGCAAGGTTTATATGTGAAATTTTTAGGGAACCTGATTTTGATATAGGATATATTATATTAGGACTTAGCATGGGACAAATTTTAAGTATTTTTATGTTTTTATTGGGATTTATTTTATCTTTTTATTTAAAAAATATTAAAAAAAATTTATAA
- a CDS encoding fumarate reductase flavoprotein subunit, with translation MNMQYSDALVIGGGLAGLRAAIEVAKSGQSVTLLSICPVKRSHSAAVQGGMQASLGNSIKGEGDNEDVHFADTVKGSDWGCDQEVARMFAQTAPKAVRELAAWGVPWTRITKGPRTVVINAQKTTIEEKEQAHGLINARDFGGTKKWRTCYIADATGHCMLYGVANEAIKHQVKIIDRMEAVRLIHDGKKCLGAIARDLTNGELIAYVARGTMIATGGYGRIYKQTTNAVICEGTGAAIALETGLCRLSNMEAVQFHPTPIVPSGILLTEGCRGDGGILRDVDGYRFMPDYEPEKKELASRDVVSRRMMEHIRKGKGVKSPYGDHLWLDISILGRAHVEKNLRDVQDICKTFNGIDPADEGPKGWAPVLPMQHYSMGGIRTKPTGESQWLNGLFACGEAACWDMHGFNRLGGNSCSETVVAGMIIGDYFAQYCKENGSDIDTNIVKSFLSKEYDYLKSLVSKDGKYNVFEIKNKMKDIMWEKVAIFRTGKGLEEAVKELEELYQHSLNLKVHDKELKCANPELEEAYRVPRMLKIALCVAYGALLRTESRGAHYREDYPKRDDLNWMKRTNTYWVEGENMPRIEYEDLDIMKMEIPPAFRGYGAKGNIIENPLSEKRQAEVDAIREKMEGEGKGRYEIQHALMPYELQAKFKAPNQRIGVDYE, from the coding sequence ATGAATATGCAATATAGTGATGCTTTGGTTATCGGTGGTGGACTTGCAGGATTAAGAGCTGCTATTGAGGTTGCAAAGAGTGGTCAAAGTGTAACACTTTTGAGTATTTGTCCAGTTAAAAGATCTCACTCAGCTGCTGTTCAAGGTGGTATGCAAGCGAGTTTGGGAAATAGTATTAAAGGTGAGGGTGATAATGAAGATGTGCATTTTGCCGACACTGTAAAAGGATCTGATTGGGGCTGTGATCAAGAAGTAGCTAGAATGTTTGCTCAAACTGCTCCTAAAGCTGTGCGTGAACTTGCTGCTTGGGGTGTACCTTGGACTAGAATTACAAAAGGACCACGAACTGTTGTAATTAATGCTCAAAAAACTACCATAGAAGAAAAAGAACAAGCACATGGTTTAATTAATGCAAGAGATTTTGGTGGAACTAAAAAGTGGAGAACATGTTATATTGCCGATGCAACAGGCCATTGTATGTTATATGGTGTGGCAAATGAAGCAATTAAACATCAAGTTAAAATCATCGATAGAATGGAAGCAGTAAGATTAATCCATGATGGTAAAAAATGTTTAGGAGCCATTGCTAGAGATTTAACTAATGGAGAGTTGATTGCTTATGTTGCTAGAGGTACTATGATTGCAACAGGTGGCTATGGTAGAATTTATAAGCAAACTACCAATGCTGTTATTTGTGAAGGTACAGGAGCTGCTATAGCACTTGAAACTGGACTTTGCAGACTTTCAAATATGGAAGCGGTACAATTTCATCCAACTCCAATTGTTCCAAGTGGGATTTTATTAACAGAAGGCTGTAGAGGTGATGGTGGTATCTTAAGAGATGTTGATGGATATCGTTTTATGCCTGATTATGAGCCTGAGAAAAAAGAACTTGCAAGTAGGGATGTTGTAAGTCGTAGAATGATGGAACATATTAGAAAAGGAAAAGGGGTAAAAAGCCCTTATGGAGATCATTTATGGCTTGATATTTCTATACTTGGTCGTGCTCATGTTGAAAAAAATCTTCGTGATGTTCAAGATATTTGTAAAACATTTAATGGTATTGATCCTGCTGATGAGGGTCCTAAGGGTTGGGCACCTGTGTTACCAATGCAACATTATTCTATGGGTGGTATTAGAACTAAGCCAACTGGTGAAAGTCAGTGGTTAAATGGTCTTTTTGCTTGTGGCGAAGCAGCTTGTTGGGATATGCACGGATTTAATCGTTTGGGTGGAAATTCGTGTTCAGAAACTGTTGTTGCTGGAATGATTATAGGGGATTACTTCGCACAATATTGTAAAGAAAATGGTAGTGATATTGATACAAATATTGTTAAGTCTTTTCTTTCTAAAGAATATGATTATTTAAAATCTCTTGTAAGTAAAGATGGAAAATATAATGTTTTTGAAATTAAAAATAAAATGAAAGATATTATGTGGGAAAAAGTTGCTATCTTTAGAACAGGTAAAGGACTTGAAGAAGCTGTAAAAGAGCTTGAAGAATTATATCAACATTCACTCAATTTAAAAGTTCATGATAAAGAATTAAAGTGTGCTAATCCAGAATTAGAAGAAGCTTATAGAGTTCCAAGAATGTTAAAAATTGCCTTATGTGTAGCCTATGGAGCACTTTTAAGAACAGAAAGCCGTGGGGCGCATTATAGAGAAGATTATCCAAAAAGAGATGATTTAAATTGGATGAAAAGAACAAATACTTACTGGGTAGAAGGTGAAAATATGCCTAGAATCGAGTATGAAGATCTTGATATTATGAAAATGGAAATTCCACCTGCATTTAGAGGTTATGGTGCAAAAGGAAATATCATTGAGAATCCATTGAGTGAAAAGCGTCAAGCTGAAGTTGATGCAATACGTGAGAAAATGGAGGGAGAAGGTAAGGGAAGATATGAAATTCAACATGCCTTAATGCCTTATGAACTACAAGCTAAATTTAAAGCACCAAATCAAAGAATAGGAGTTGATTATGAGTAG
- a CDS encoding cytochrome P450, which translates to MGQCPFYPKPYKNKASTLATFLFKRRSWLDGLYERSYKMMMGRVKMPGFDLYVVNDPKEVRRIMVDEVREYPKSQLLHELLEPLLGVSIFTTNDRVWEKQRELLRPSFEMTRISKVFDLMSQAANDMMIRFAKCDDGKIIEVDEAMTFVTADVIFRTIMSSKLDEQKGKIVLDAFVTVQEETIKTAMRKMFRFPNWLSNFLGEKKRLKAGSTIRKVLSDIIKPRYDNALADQGKYKDILSSLLMVVDEDTNERFSFNEILDQVAMLFLAGHETTASSLTWTLYILSISQNEQQKAYEEIIQVANFNDFKIEHIKEMKYLTNVFKESLRLYPPVGFFAREARHESKMRDKLIQEGSGVVVAPWLIHRHDNFWENPHEFDPTRYEDKGKIKKDTYMPFGMGERVCIGQGFAMQEAILILANILRTYKLELEENFIPDIVGRLTIRSANGMRIKFIKRKK; encoded by the coding sequence ATGGGTCAATGTCCTTTTTATCCAAAACCTTATAAAAATAAAGCTTCTACTTTAGCTACTTTTTTATTTAAAAGAAGATCCTGGCTTGATGGATTGTATGAGAGAAGTTATAAAATGATGATGGGTAGAGTTAAGATGCCTGGATTTGATCTTTATGTTGTAAATGATCCAAAAGAAGTTAGACGTATTATGGTAGATGAAGTTAGAGAATATCCAAAAAGTCAACTTTTGCATGAATTACTTGAACCACTTTTGGGTGTAAGCATTTTTACAACTAATGATAGGGTGTGGGAAAAACAAAGAGAGCTTTTAAGACCTTCTTTTGAAATGACTAGAATTTCTAAAGTTTTTGATTTAATGAGTCAAGCGGCCAATGACATGATGATTCGATTTGCAAAATGCGATGATGGAAAAATTATAGAAGTTGATGAAGCTATGACCTTTGTTACTGCAGACGTAATTTTTAGAACTATTATGTCTTCAAAATTAGATGAGCAAAAAGGAAAAATTGTATTAGATGCTTTTGTGACTGTCCAAGAAGAAACGATCAAAACTGCTATGAGAAAAATGTTTCGTTTTCCAAATTGGCTTTCAAATTTTTTAGGAGAAAAGAAAAGATTAAAGGCTGGATCGACTATTAGAAAAGTTTTATCAGATATTATCAAACCAAGATATGACAATGCTTTAGCTGATCAAGGAAAATATAAAGATATTTTATCTTCTTTATTGATGGTGGTAGATGAAGATACTAATGAACGATTTAGTTTTAATGAAATTTTAGATCAAGTTGCTATGCTTTTTTTAGCAGGACATGAAACTACGGCAAGTTCACTTACTTGGACGCTTTATATTCTAAGTATTAGTCAAAATGAACAACAAAAAGCTTATGAAGAGATTATTCAAGTAGCAAATTTTAATGATTTTAAAATAGAGCATATAAAAGAAATGAAATACTTAACTAATGTTTTTAAAGAGAGTTTAAGACTATATCCTCCTGTTGGTTTTTTTGCCAGAGAAGCAAGACATGAAAGTAAAATGCGTGATAAGTTAATTCAAGAAGGTTCAGGTGTTGTTGTGGCCCCGTGGCTTATTCATAGACATGATAATTTTTGGGAAAATCCACATGAATTTGATCCAACTAGATATGAAGATAAAGGTAAAATTAAAAAAGATACTTATATGCCTTTTGGTATGGGAGAACGTGTTTGTATTGGGCAAGGTTTTGCTATGCAAGAAGCAATTTTAATTTTAGCAAATATTTTAAGGACTTATAAGTTAGAATTAGAAGAAAATTTTATACCAGATATTGTTGGAAGACTTACTATAAGGTCGGCAAATGGTATGAGAATTAAATTTATCAAAAGGAAAAAATGA
- the nusA gene encoding transcription termination factor NusA, with product MEKITDIIESIANEKNLQIEDVRQRVKKALINTAKKIYGDKYEFFVDSGKNLQLYQKIVVVADNDERLENENEHFIALSKAKTEAKDVEVGDELTYECSLENLGHTAVNILHKELEYNIQKLLEEKIYEKYQKMVGHMVFGSVVRVDNEDNTYIEIEEFRACLPRKNRIKGEKFKVGDVVKAVIRHVYIDRSGMRMELSRTSPKFLEALLKAEVPEIKDGLINIYASARIPGERAKIILQANTPNVDAVGATVGIKGARINAVSKELKNENIDCIEYSSETAILITRSLAPAIINSVQLEDKQAIVSINSEQKSKAIGKSGINIRLATMLLGYEIKLNEITTEDKNINQEEAFKNLKALFGEN from the coding sequence ATGGAAAAAATTACAGACATAATAGAATCCATAGCTAATGAAAAAAATTTACAAATTGAAGACGTTCGACAAAGAGTAAAAAAGGCATTAATAAACACTGCTAAAAAAATTTATGGTGATAAATATGAATTTTTCGTAGATTCTGGAAAAAATTTGCAACTTTATCAAAAAATAGTTGTAGTTGCTGATAATGATGAAAGATTAGAAAATGAAAATGAACATTTTATTGCTTTAAGTAAAGCAAAAACTGAAGCAAAAGATGTAGAAGTTGGAGATGAACTCACTTATGAATGCTCATTAGAAAATTTAGGACACACGGCTGTAAATATTTTACATAAAGAATTAGAATACAATATACAAAAACTTTTAGAAGAAAAAATTTACGAAAAATATCAAAAAATGGTAGGACATATGGTTTTTGGTAGTGTTGTAAGAGTGGATAATGAAGATAATACTTACATAGAAATCGAAGAATTTCGTGCTTGTTTGCCTAGAAAAAATCGTATTAAGGGTGAGAAATTTAAAGTCGGTGATGTAGTAAAAGCAGTAATTAGACATGTTTATATCGATAGAAGTGGTATGAGAATGGAGCTTAGTAGAACAAGCCCTAAATTTTTAGAAGCTTTATTAAAAGCAGAAGTTCCAGAAATCAAAGATGGACTTATAAATATTTATGCAAGTGCTAGAATTCCAGGTGAACGTGCTAAAATCATATTACAAGCAAATACTCCTAATGTCGATGCAGTAGGAGCAACAGTAGGTATAAAGGGTGCTAGAATTAATGCTGTAAGCAAAGAATTAAAAAATGAAAACATTGATTGTATAGAATATTCATCTGAAACTGCTATTTTAATTACTAGAAGTTTAGCTCCAGCTATTATAAATTCAGTACAACTTGAAGATAAACAAGCTATTGTAAGCATAAATAGTGAACAAAAAAGTAAAGCTATAGGTAAAAGTGGTATAAATATACGCTTGGCTACAATGCTACTTGGTTATGAAATAAAGCTAAACGAAATCACCACTGAAGATAAAAATATCAATCAAGAAGAAGCATTTAAAAATCTTAAAGCTTTATTTGGAGAAAATTAA
- a CDS encoding HP0268 family nuclease: MDLKIARTSIDEKPKSISIENIEKAIEKEGQKFFYFDKDNAHKQLIALVEHFEKKGKCVYHRTIRYGLDEADYMYEVHIL; the protein is encoded by the coding sequence ATGGATTTAAAAATAGCAAGAACCTCTATTGATGAAAAGCCAAAAAGTATAAGCATAGAAAATATTGAAAAGGCTATAGAAAAAGAAGGTCAAAAATTTTTTTATTTTGATAAAGATAACGCGCACAAGCAACTTATTGCCTTGGTAGAGCATTTTGAAAAAAAAGGAAAATGTGTTTATCATAGAACTATTAGATATGGTTTAGATGAAGCTGATTATATGTATGAGGTACATATTCTTTGA